A genomic segment from Canis aureus isolate CA01 chromosome 4, VMU_Caureus_v.1.0, whole genome shotgun sequence encodes:
- the SYNPO2L gene encoding synaptopodin 2-like protein isoform X2, whose protein sequence is MREIRRRSQAGRAGLRERDQLLAINGVSCTSLSHASAMSLIDASGNQLILTVRRVEDEGPVRSPSPGELQVLSPLSPLSPEPPGAPVPQPLQPGSLLSPPDSEAYYGETDSDADGPATQEKPRRPRRRGPTRPSPPGALPDEVYLSDSPAEPAPAVTSPPSQGDSRVSSPSWEDGATLQPPPAEALLLPHGPLRPGPNLIPMVGPVPHPVAEDLTTTYTQKAKQAKLQRAESLQEKSVKEAKTKCRTIASLLTAAPNPHSKGVLMFKKRRQRAKKYTLVSFGAAAGTGAEEEDGVPPTSESELDEEAFSDARSLTNQCDWDSPYLDMELARPSSAAAEGQGGQLSEASGRGAQLFEQQRQRTASSTQELARDGPAAMLNGQGLQSPPRAQSAPPEATVLPPSPSPAPVASPRPFLPGGGAPTPAPNIFNRSARPFTPGLQGQRPGTTSVIFRPLAPKRANESLGGLSPAPPPFQPPPPGPTPLPSHVPASGSPSTPRSSGPVTATSSLYIPAPNRPVTPGGAPEPPAPSSAAAMTSTASIFLSAPLRPAARPEAPAAGPGAPEPPSAREQRISVPAARTGILQEARRRGTRKQMFRPGKEETKNSPNPELLSLVQNLDEKPRAGGAESGPEEDALSLGAEACNFMQPPGGRSYKTPSHVTPKTPPPMAPKTPPPMAPKTPPPVAPKPAPRGFLDGLVNGATPSAGIPEPARLQGRGGELFAKRQSRADRYVVEATPSAGLGPGPRPRSPSPTPSLPSSWKYSPNIRAPPPIAYNPLLSPFFPQAARTLPHKAQSQGPRATPKQGIKALDFMRHQPYQLKSAMFCFDEVPQTPGPTSLGAPKTARVQEIRRFSTPAPQPTAEPLAPTVLTPRAATTLDEPIWRAELASTPVLSPAPPPESPRGLGTSPSSCSFQVARPRFSATRTGLQAHVWRPGAGHH, encoded by the exons ATGCGTGAG ATCCGAAGACGGAGCCAGGCTGGCAGAGCAGGACTCCGAGAGAGGGACCAGCTTTTGGCCATCAATGGGGTCTCCTGCACCAGCCTCTCCCATGCCAGTGCCATGAGCCTCATCGATGCCTCAGGGAATCAGCTTATCCTCACAGTGCGGCG GGTAGAGGATGAGGGGCCAGTGCGATCTCCATCCCCTGGTGAGCTTCAGGTGTTGTCACCCTTATCTCCACTGAGTCCTGAGCCCCCTGGCGCTCCAGTTCCCCAGCCTCTTCAGCCTGGAAGCCTCCTCTCACCCCCTGACAGTGAGGCTTACTACGGAGAGACAGACAGTGATGCCGATGGCCCCGCCACCCAGGAGAAGCCCCGCCGACCCCGCCGAAGAGGCCCCACAAGGCCCTCCCCTCCGGGAGCCCTACCTGATGAAGTCTACCTATCTGACAGCCCTGCAGAGCCAGCACCTGCTGTCACTAGTCCTCCCAGTCAGGGTGACAGCCGTGTGAGCTCCCCATCATGGGAGGATGGGGCAACTCTTCAGCCACCCCCAGCTGAGGCCCTGCTGTTGCCCCATGGCCCCCTCCGGCCTGGCCCAAATCTCATCCCTATGGTGGGACCTGTTCCCCACCCGGTGGCAGAAGACCTCACTACCACCTACACCCAGAAGGCCAAGCAAGCCA aactgCAACGGGCAGAAAGCCTCCAAGAGAAGAGTGTGAAGGAGGCCAAGACCAAATGCCGGACGATTGCATCCCTACTAACTGCAGCCCCCAACCCCCATTCCAAGGGGGTGCTTATGTTTAAGAAACGACGGCAGCGAGCCAAGAAGTACACCCTAGTGAGCTTTGGGGCTGCTGCTGGGACAGGCGCTGAAGAAGAAGACGGGGTCCCTCCAACGAGCGAGTCGGAACTGGACGAGGAGGCCTTCTCCGACGCCCGCAGCCTCACCAACCAGTGCGACTGGGACAGCCCCTATCTGGACATGGAGCTGGCCAGGCCAAGCTCAGCTGCAGCAGAGGGCCAGGGCGGGCAGCTGAGCGAGGCCTCCGGCAGAGGGGCCCAGCTCTTTGAGCAGCAGCGCCAGCGCACCGCGTCCAGCACCCAGGAGCTGGCCCGGGATGGTCCAGCAGCCATGCTCAATGGGCAGGGCCTGCAGTCACCACCTCGGGCCCAGAGTGCTCCTCCGGAGGCGACTGTGCTCCCACCCAGCCCTTCACCAGCCCCTGTAGCCAGCCCCAGACCCTTCCTTCCAGGCGGTGGAGCCCCAACCCCAGCTCCAAACATCTTTAACCGGTCAGCCAGGCCCTTCACCCCAGGCTTGCAAGGGCAGCGGCCAGGTACCACTTCGGTTATCTTCCGGCCCCTAGCTCCCAAGAGGGCGAACGAAAGCCTGGGAGGCCTCAGCCCCGCCCCACCGCCCTTCCAGCCCCCCCCACCGGGGCCCACCCCTCTGCCCAGCCACGTGCCAGCCTCCGGTTCCCCCAGCACTCCACGCTCCTCGGGCCCCGTCACAGCCACAAGTTCCCTGTACATCCCAGCCCCCAATCGTCCTGTTACGCCAGGaggagcccccgagccccccgccccctctaGCGCTGCTGCCATGACCTCCACCGCTTCTATCTTCCTGTCGGCACCTCTGCGACCCGCTGCGCGCCCGGAGGCTCCCGCCGCAGGCCCCGGGGCACCCGAGCCTCCCAGCGCTCGGGAGCAGCGCATCTCCGTGCCAGCTGCCCGCACTGGCATCCTCCAGGAAGCCAGGCGACGGGGAACTCGGAAGCAGATGTTCCGCCCGGGAAAGGAGGAGACGAAGAACTCGCCCAACCCCGAGCTGCTATCGCTGGTGCAGAACCTGGATGAAAAAccccgggccgggggcgcggAATCCGGTCCGGAGGAGGATGCGCTGAGCCTCGGGGCTGAAGCCTGCAACTTCATGCAGCCACCAGGGGGCAGGAGTTACAAGACTCCGTCTCACGTGACGCCTAAAACTCCGCCCCCGATGGCTCCCAAGACCCCGCCCCCAATGGCTCCTAAGACTCCACCCCCGGTGGCTCCTAAGCCCGCGCCTCGAGGGTTCCTTGATGGGCTAGTGAATGGGGCAACCCCTTCGGCTGGAATCCCTGAGCCGGccaggctgcagggcaggggtggggagctgtTTGCCAAGCGGCAGAGCCGAGCAGACAGGTATGTGGTGGAAGCTACACCCAGTGCTGGCCTTGGCCCTGGCCCTCGGCCCAGAAGTCCTTCCCCTACACCCTCACTGCCCTCTTCCTGGAAATATTCACCCAACATCCGTGCCCCACCTCCTATTGCTTACAACCCACTGCTCTCACCCTTTTTCCCCCAAGCTGCTCGAACTCTCCCTCATAAGGCCCAATCCCAGGGGCCTCGGGCAACCCCCAAGCAGGGTATCAAGGCTCTGGATTTCATGCGGCACCAGCCCTACCAACTTAAGAGTGCCATGTTCTGTTTCGATGAGGTTCCCCAGACTCCTGGCCCCACCTCCTTAGGGGCCCCCAAAACTGCCCGAGTCCAGGAGATCCGCCGATTTtccaccccagcaccccagcccaCTGCAGAACCCCTGGCCCCCACTGTGCTCACCCCCCGAGCAGCCACTACATTGGATGAGCCCATCTGGAGAGCTGAGCTGGCCTCAACCCCTGTTCTTAGCCCAGCCCCTCCTCCAGAGTCTCCCAGGGGTCTTGGGACTTCCCCCAGCTCTTGTAGCTTCCAAGTAGCCAGGCCCCGGTTCTCAGCCACCAGAACTGGATTGCAGGCTCATGTGTGGAGGCCAGGGGCAGGCCACCACTGA
- the SYNPO2L gene encoding synaptopodin 2-like protein isoform X1, with protein sequence MGAEEKVLVTLSGGAPWGFRLQGGAEQRKPLQVSKIRRRSQAGRAGLRERDQLLAINGVSCTSLSHASAMSLIDASGNQLILTVRRVEDEGPVRSPSPGELQVLSPLSPLSPEPPGAPVPQPLQPGSLLSPPDSEAYYGETDSDADGPATQEKPRRPRRRGPTRPSPPGALPDEVYLSDSPAEPAPAVTSPPSQGDSRVSSPSWEDGATLQPPPAEALLLPHGPLRPGPNLIPMVGPVPHPVAEDLTTTYTQKAKQAKLQRAESLQEKSVKEAKTKCRTIASLLTAAPNPHSKGVLMFKKRRQRAKKYTLVSFGAAAGTGAEEEDGVPPTSESELDEEAFSDARSLTNQCDWDSPYLDMELARPSSAAAEGQGGQLSEASGRGAQLFEQQRQRTASSTQELARDGPAAMLNGQGLQSPPRAQSAPPEATVLPPSPSPAPVASPRPFLPGGGAPTPAPNIFNRSARPFTPGLQGQRPGTTSVIFRPLAPKRANESLGGLSPAPPPFQPPPPGPTPLPSHVPASGSPSTPRSSGPVTATSSLYIPAPNRPVTPGGAPEPPAPSSAAAMTSTASIFLSAPLRPAARPEAPAAGPGAPEPPSAREQRISVPAARTGILQEARRRGTRKQMFRPGKEETKNSPNPELLSLVQNLDEKPRAGGAESGPEEDALSLGAEACNFMQPPGGRSYKTPSHVTPKTPPPMAPKTPPPMAPKTPPPVAPKPAPRGFLDGLVNGATPSAGIPEPARLQGRGGELFAKRQSRADRYVVEATPSAGLGPGPRPRSPSPTPSLPSSWKYSPNIRAPPPIAYNPLLSPFFPQAARTLPHKAQSQGPRATPKQGIKALDFMRHQPYQLKSAMFCFDEVPQTPGPTSLGAPKTARVQEIRRFSTPAPQPTAEPLAPTVLTPRAATTLDEPIWRAELASTPVLSPAPPPESPRGLGTSPSSCSFQVARPRFSATRTGLQAHVWRPGAGHH encoded by the exons ATGGGTGCTGAGGAGAAGGTGCTGGTCACATTGTCAGGGGGAGCCCCCTGGGGCTTCCGACTTCAGGGGGGGGCCGAGCAGAGGAAACCTTTACAGGTGTCCAAG ATCCGAAGACGGAGCCAGGCTGGCAGAGCAGGACTCCGAGAGAGGGACCAGCTTTTGGCCATCAATGGGGTCTCCTGCACCAGCCTCTCCCATGCCAGTGCCATGAGCCTCATCGATGCCTCAGGGAATCAGCTTATCCTCACAGTGCGGCG GGTAGAGGATGAGGGGCCAGTGCGATCTCCATCCCCTGGTGAGCTTCAGGTGTTGTCACCCTTATCTCCACTGAGTCCTGAGCCCCCTGGCGCTCCAGTTCCCCAGCCTCTTCAGCCTGGAAGCCTCCTCTCACCCCCTGACAGTGAGGCTTACTACGGAGAGACAGACAGTGATGCCGATGGCCCCGCCACCCAGGAGAAGCCCCGCCGACCCCGCCGAAGAGGCCCCACAAGGCCCTCCCCTCCGGGAGCCCTACCTGATGAAGTCTACCTATCTGACAGCCCTGCAGAGCCAGCACCTGCTGTCACTAGTCCTCCCAGTCAGGGTGACAGCCGTGTGAGCTCCCCATCATGGGAGGATGGGGCAACTCTTCAGCCACCCCCAGCTGAGGCCCTGCTGTTGCCCCATGGCCCCCTCCGGCCTGGCCCAAATCTCATCCCTATGGTGGGACCTGTTCCCCACCCGGTGGCAGAAGACCTCACTACCACCTACACCCAGAAGGCCAAGCAAGCCA aactgCAACGGGCAGAAAGCCTCCAAGAGAAGAGTGTGAAGGAGGCCAAGACCAAATGCCGGACGATTGCATCCCTACTAACTGCAGCCCCCAACCCCCATTCCAAGGGGGTGCTTATGTTTAAGAAACGACGGCAGCGAGCCAAGAAGTACACCCTAGTGAGCTTTGGGGCTGCTGCTGGGACAGGCGCTGAAGAAGAAGACGGGGTCCCTCCAACGAGCGAGTCGGAACTGGACGAGGAGGCCTTCTCCGACGCCCGCAGCCTCACCAACCAGTGCGACTGGGACAGCCCCTATCTGGACATGGAGCTGGCCAGGCCAAGCTCAGCTGCAGCAGAGGGCCAGGGCGGGCAGCTGAGCGAGGCCTCCGGCAGAGGGGCCCAGCTCTTTGAGCAGCAGCGCCAGCGCACCGCGTCCAGCACCCAGGAGCTGGCCCGGGATGGTCCAGCAGCCATGCTCAATGGGCAGGGCCTGCAGTCACCACCTCGGGCCCAGAGTGCTCCTCCGGAGGCGACTGTGCTCCCACCCAGCCCTTCACCAGCCCCTGTAGCCAGCCCCAGACCCTTCCTTCCAGGCGGTGGAGCCCCAACCCCAGCTCCAAACATCTTTAACCGGTCAGCCAGGCCCTTCACCCCAGGCTTGCAAGGGCAGCGGCCAGGTACCACTTCGGTTATCTTCCGGCCCCTAGCTCCCAAGAGGGCGAACGAAAGCCTGGGAGGCCTCAGCCCCGCCCCACCGCCCTTCCAGCCCCCCCCACCGGGGCCCACCCCTCTGCCCAGCCACGTGCCAGCCTCCGGTTCCCCCAGCACTCCACGCTCCTCGGGCCCCGTCACAGCCACAAGTTCCCTGTACATCCCAGCCCCCAATCGTCCTGTTACGCCAGGaggagcccccgagccccccgccccctctaGCGCTGCTGCCATGACCTCCACCGCTTCTATCTTCCTGTCGGCACCTCTGCGACCCGCTGCGCGCCCGGAGGCTCCCGCCGCAGGCCCCGGGGCACCCGAGCCTCCCAGCGCTCGGGAGCAGCGCATCTCCGTGCCAGCTGCCCGCACTGGCATCCTCCAGGAAGCCAGGCGACGGGGAACTCGGAAGCAGATGTTCCGCCCGGGAAAGGAGGAGACGAAGAACTCGCCCAACCCCGAGCTGCTATCGCTGGTGCAGAACCTGGATGAAAAAccccgggccgggggcgcggAATCCGGTCCGGAGGAGGATGCGCTGAGCCTCGGGGCTGAAGCCTGCAACTTCATGCAGCCACCAGGGGGCAGGAGTTACAAGACTCCGTCTCACGTGACGCCTAAAACTCCGCCCCCGATGGCTCCCAAGACCCCGCCCCCAATGGCTCCTAAGACTCCACCCCCGGTGGCTCCTAAGCCCGCGCCTCGAGGGTTCCTTGATGGGCTAGTGAATGGGGCAACCCCTTCGGCTGGAATCCCTGAGCCGGccaggctgcagggcaggggtggggagctgtTTGCCAAGCGGCAGAGCCGAGCAGACAGGTATGTGGTGGAAGCTACACCCAGTGCTGGCCTTGGCCCTGGCCCTCGGCCCAGAAGTCCTTCCCCTACACCCTCACTGCCCTCTTCCTGGAAATATTCACCCAACATCCGTGCCCCACCTCCTATTGCTTACAACCCACTGCTCTCACCCTTTTTCCCCCAAGCTGCTCGAACTCTCCCTCATAAGGCCCAATCCCAGGGGCCTCGGGCAACCCCCAAGCAGGGTATCAAGGCTCTGGATTTCATGCGGCACCAGCCCTACCAACTTAAGAGTGCCATGTTCTGTTTCGATGAGGTTCCCCAGACTCCTGGCCCCACCTCCTTAGGGGCCCCCAAAACTGCCCGAGTCCAGGAGATCCGCCGATTTtccaccccagcaccccagcccaCTGCAGAACCCCTGGCCCCCACTGTGCTCACCCCCCGAGCAGCCACTACATTGGATGAGCCCATCTGGAGAGCTGAGCTGGCCTCAACCCCTGTTCTTAGCCCAGCCCCTCCTCCAGAGTCTCCCAGGGGTCTTGGGACTTCCCCCAGCTCTTGTAGCTTCCAAGTAGCCAGGCCCCGGTTCTCAGCCACCAGAACTGGATTGCAGGCTCATGTGTGGAGGCCAGGGGCAGGCCACCACTGA
- the MYOZ1 gene encoding myozenin-1 encodes MPLSGTPAPNKKRKSSKLIMELTGGGRESSGLNLGKKISVPRDVMLEELSLLTNRGSKMFKLRQMRVEKFIYENHPDVFSDSSMDHFQKFLPTVGGQLGTAGQGFSYSKGSSGGQAGGSGSATHHGSDQHHHQGSGSGSGGTGGPGGQTGKGGAAGTAGVGETGTGDQTGGEGKHITVFKTYISPWERAMGVDSQQKVELGIDLLAYGAKPELPQYKSFNRTAMPYGGYEKASKRMTFQMPKFDLGPLLSEPLVLYNQSLSNRPSFNRTPIPWLSSGEPVDYNVDIGIPLDGETEEL; translated from the exons ATGCCGCTCTCAGGAACCCCAGCCCCCAACAAGAAGAGGAAATCCAGCAAGCTAATCATGGAACTCACTGGAG GTGGACGGGAGAGCTCAGGCCTGAACTTGGGCAAGAAGATCAGTGTCCCAAGGGATGTGATGTTGGAAGAGCTGTCACTGCTCACTAATAGGGGCTCCAAGATGTTCAAACTGCGGCAGATGCGGGtagagaaatttatttatgaaaaccaCCCTGATGTCTTCTCCGACAGCTCAATG gATCACTTCCAGAAGTTCCTTCCCACTGTTGGGGGACAGCTGGGCACAGCTGGTCAGGGATTCTCCTACAGCAAAGGCAGCAGTGGAGGCCAGGCCGGGGGAAGTGGCTCTGCCACACATCATGGCTCTGACCAGCATCACCATCAGGGCTCTGGGTCTGGATCTGGGGGTACAGGTGGTCCTGGGGGCCAGACTGGCAAAGGAGGAGCTGCTGGAACAGCAGGGGTTGGCGAGACAGGAACAG GAGACCAGACGGGTGGAGAAGGAAAACATATCACTGTGTTCAAGACCTATATTTCCCCATGGGAGAGAGCCATGGGGGTGGACTCTCAGCAGAAAGTGGAGCTTGGCATCGACTTACTGGCCTATGGGGCCAAACCTGAACTTCCCCAATATAAGTCCTTTAACAG GACAGCAATGCCTTATGGTGGATATGAGAAGGCCTCCAAACGCATGACCTTCCAGATGCCCAAGTTTGACCTGGGGCCCCTACTGAGTGAACCCTTGGTCCTCTACAACCAGAGCCTCTCCAACAGGCCTTCTTTCAATCGAACCCCTATTCCTTGGCTGAGCTCTGGGGAACCAGTAGATTACAATGTGGATATTGGCATCCCCTTGGATGGAGAAACAGAGGAGCTGTGA